GAAGACCGCAACATGAATGCTCTTGGCTTTCACCTGCCGCAGCATTTCGACCGCGTTCTGGATATTGATTTCTGTTATCTGCAGGATGAACCTTCGAATAAATTACGGAACAGCCTGCGCGAATATTCCATTAAAAAAGGCTTGGCGTTTTATGATGCCAGACAGCAGCAAGGCTTTTTGCGCAATCTGGTAATACGCACCGGTCTAAGCGGCGAAGTGATGATAATTGCCGTTTTTGGATTTGAAGACGAAGAAGAACGCGTACAATTTCTCGACTATATTGTGGCAAACTTTCCTGAAATCACCTCTCTTTTTTACATCATCAACACCAAAAGAAACGACACCATCAGCGACCAGCTCGCGATTCTGTATCATGGCTCTCCTGTAATGACAGAGACTATGGAAGACCTTGCATTCCGCATTGGTCCGCTTTCGTTCTTCCAGACAAACCCGACACAGGCTTATCAGCTATATAAAATCGTTCGTGAATTTGCTCAGGCCGGGCCTGAGGATGTTATTTATGACCTTTATACAGGCACGGGAACCATCGCGAATTTTGTTGCACGGCAGGCCAACAAAGTCGTAGGCATTGAATACATTGAATCAGCAATTACAGATGCAAAAGAAAATGCTGCGGCTAATAATATCACAAATGCGCTGTTCATTGCCGGCGATATCGCCAAAACGCTGAACGAAACTTTTGTGAATGAATATGGCAGTCCCGATATTATCATTACCGACCCGCCGCGTGCAGGAATGCACAAAGATGTGGTGGATCAGATAATCAGAATACGACCGCGTCGTGTTGTTTACGTAAGTTGCAATCCAGCAACACAGGCACGCGATGTTGCTCTGATGCAGGATTTTTATACGATTGAAAAAGTGCAACCGGTGGATATGTTTCCCCATACGCAACACGTTGAAAATGTAATGCTGCTTATTGCGAAATAGAAAAACCTAATTTCATTTCGGCAATATCAAGCACTTCAGAGAATTTCAGAATTTTAACTTCTTTAGTAGTATCCAGTAGGTCCTGCGCAAAATCAAGCAAGGTATGCGACTTCTGCAAACGCAGATATTTCGGATCAAGCCTGTATGAGCCTAAGCGCAACCTGTCCAGCGCATCCGCATCTTTTAAGAGGATGCATTCTTTATACCACACATTGTCAGCCGGAACTTCGTTTTTTTGAGAATGAGCAGCCACAGCTTGCGCAATACCGACAATTTCTTCCTTCCTGATTCCGTGCCGCACAAACATTTCTTCATACAACGGAAGCTTCTCGGAAGCCGCACGTGGTCCATGCTTCAAACAGATTCCATCATGCCGGCGCGATAAATCATGAATATAAGCAGCACAAAAAGATAGTATTGCGGTACGTCCTAATTGTTCCAGTTTTCCCAAAACTAAAACGTGACACATAACTCGGTATGTATGCATAACGCCGTGCAAGCGGCTTGCATGATCAAAATCTGAATTCGACAGGTTAAAATCAGGTGAACGAAAATCCATTGCTTCTATTTATTACAATGTAAAATTATGAAAACATGACCAGTAAATGAAAGAAAATAATCGCCTCATAGACCACACAAAAAGAAATGCCAAATTCTGAATTATAAATGGTATTTTTGAATAAAATATTTTTTATGGACACGTCAGGAAAGACAACAGCAGTGCCTGTAGTACTGTTATACAATATTGATGAAAGTTGGGACGAAGTAGATAAAAACGAAGTGCTGACCAGTGGTGATGTTATCAGTGACGGACTTCGCGCACAGGGTCATGAAGTTATTGTAGTACAGGTTCGCGACCTTGGTTTTGTGGACGCATTAGAGAACATTGACACTGCAACGCATGTTGTAATGAATCTCTGCGAAGACATCCCCGGAATGCCGCACAGCGAAGGTGTTGCAGCGCAGATTCTCGAAGATATGGGATTCACTTATACCGGCTCAGTCCCTGAAGTATTAGATCTTTCGGGCGATAAAGAAGCTGTTAAAGAATTCCTTATTCCACGTGGTATCCCCACTCCTGCCTACCAAGTATTTGAAAGTGATGATATCGGCGATTGGAACAGCTATCCATGTATCGTTAAGCCATCCAACGAACATTGCAGTATGGGCATCAGCTCAAAATCGGTTGCTGCAAATGCAGAAGAATTAAAAGCAGCCATTCGCGCTTCTATTGAAAGCCTTCATCAGCCGGCACTTGTAGAGGAATTTATTGACGGTCGGGAATTTCACGTTACTGTTTGGGGGAATGAAAAGCCCGAAATGCTGCCACCTGCAGAGATGGATTTTTCTGCATTCAGCGATTTTCATGACCGCCTGTGTACCTACGAAGCCAAGCATAAACCCGGTTCCGAGCACTATACAAAAATTGAAACATTGCTTCCGGCACCTCTCGATGATACCCTGTATAAAGAACTTGAACGCGTAGTTACAGAAACATATACAGCTTTCGGCTGTCGCGATTATGCACGCCTCGACCTGCGTTTGCGGGGAACAGAATTTCATGTCCTTGACATCAACCCGAATGCCGACCTTAGCCACGAAGCAAGTATGGCCGCCGCTGCAGAAATTGCAGGTTACGATTATGGAATCTTTTGCAGCAGCATTGTAATGATGGCAGCAGCGCGGCATCCGCAATATGGCAGTTAAAAGCTAATCGTGCGGCACAGGCTTCTGCTCCAGTTTTTCCCAGGGGCCTAAATCATATTTGCTGATGAGCTGTCTGTAATGATTAATATTTGCTCGCAGCTTCGCAATATGCCTGTTGTAGCTGATCATCGATATTAAAAACGAGAGGCCCATATCAATCACAACTTTCTTCCCGCGTATCAGTGAAATGATATATCGAAAGAGCTGTCGTTTATCAGCATCTGTGGTAAAAATATATTCCTTCAGTAGCCAAAAAACCAGTTTAGCCTTAAACCCGAACGACGGTGAGCCATCATTGTACGCTTTCTGAAAACTGCCATTGCCAAACAATACAACAGCCTTTTCGTGAAGTGATTTATAGCTGTACATCTTTTCCAGCGTTGCAATATAATTGTCGAACAGCTCGGTTTGCGACATTTTATTATAGTGCATACACGGAAATAACCCACTGATCATTTCAGGGTCTATATCGTAAATGCGTCCTTCCTTTTTCAAACGGTAATACAGTTCAGTTCCCGGAGGTGCGCCCAGTATATTAAAGTTAATGTAAGTCAGTCCTGTTTCCTGTGTAAAACGATAAATACGATCAAATTCATCAACAGTATCGTTATCAAACCCGATTACAAAAGAAGCCGTGATGTGAAGACCTGCAGCATGTATTTTCTGAATTGCATCGCGATACACGGATGCCGATTTATTCTGGTCTTTATGTGTTTCATTGAGACTTTCAACATTCAGTGATTCAAATCCGATAAGAATATTGAAACATCCTGCCTCAGCCATTTCCTTTAACAGCTCCGTATCATTGGCAATTTCGATGCTGCTCATGCACCCCCACGAAATCTTCAGGGGTTTAAGCCTTGCCATCAATTCCCGAGCGTAACGCTTATTAACGGTAAGATTATCGTCGACAAATAATAACTTTTTAACAGGCAATGATTCTATTTCGGCGATCACATTATCGATTTCGCGATATCTCATTTTGCGTCCGAAAAGCTGGGTAACCAAACAAAACTCGCAGTTGTACGGGCATCCGCGAGACACCTGCACGCCAACCTGGAAAAAATTCTTTTTATCAATCAGCTCCCAACGGGGCGGTTTAATTTTATCAAAGCGGATGTATTCATCCGTGCGATAAATAGCGTGCATGCTGCCATTTTCAAAATCAGCAAGGCATTTCTCCCAGAGACCTTCAGCTTCACCAACAATAATACTGTCAGCATGAAGCAGCGCTTCTTCTGTTTTAAATGAAACATAAGGACCGCCAAGTACAACTTTCACTCCAATGGAACGATAGTGATCAGCAAGGGCGTATGAACGGTTTATAGTCGATGCCAATGAAGAAATACCGACAATATCAGGTCGCACGGCAGGTAGCTTCTGGTAATCTTCATCAATAATGCGAATATCATAATTATCGGGGGTGAGCGATGCCACCATCGGAATCGATAACGGAATCATAAACTTTTTAACACCCAGCAATTTGCTGAGTTCCGTTTGCCCGTAATAATTCACGTACTTCTGCTTCGGATTGATAAGATACAGCAGGTACTTTTTAGGTCGAATATTTTCTTTATCGCTCAACATAATATTTTTTTCAGCCGGTTCTGCGCTCTTGCTCAGTCATTTCAGCCCAGGGACCTTTATCATATTTATCAATGATACCAAGGTATTCGGCCATATTATTTCGAATACTTTTTATGTGCCGGTTATAACTCATCATCGACAGCAAATAGCTGAATCCTTTGTCTTTCGCCAGTTTATTCTGTGCCATTAACTGTATGGTGCGCCACAGGGCTCTGCGTTTATACTTATTTAAAGTAAACAACAATTCACCAAATAAAATACGTATAAATCTGAAGCGTATTCCCACGCTCAGCTGTTCGCCACCATAAGGTCTCAAAAATTTCCCATTGCCAAACAGCAACGGAATTTTTTCCGAAACCACCTTCCATGAATAGGCAGCTTCAGCCGTATCGATATACTTCATGAATAAATCTTTTTGAGAAACATTCATGTAATGAATACACGGAAAAAGTCCACTGCGGTAATCGGCCGGAATGTTGAACCATCGACCTTCTTCCTCAAGCCGGTAGAAAAGTTCAGAGCCCGGAGGAGCCCCAAGCAGGTTCATGTTCAGGTACGAAAGTCCTGTTGCTGTAGTAAATTCAAGAATATTGTCAAATTCATCCAGCGTATCATTGTCAAAACCTACAGCAAAAGAGGCCGTGATATGAATGCCGGCTTCATGAATTTTTCGAACCGCTTCGTTATAGCCGGTTGCCGAATGGTTATGCTTTTTATGAGTCTCGGCAAGGCTTTCAGGGTTAAGTGACTCAAAACCTATCAGTATATTGAAACAGCCAGCACGAGCCATCAAATCAAGCAATTCACGGTCATCGGCAATCTCTATACTTGCCATGCATGCCCATGAAAAGTCAAGCGGAATAATGCGCTCGCAGAGTTCGCGTATGTATTTCTTATTCACCGTAAAATTATCATCGATAAAAAAAACGCGACGTAAGGGCAATGATTCCAGCTCTTTCATAACATCGTCGAGTTCGCGGTAACGCATTTTATGCCCAAACATTTTTGTAACCACACAGAACTCGCATTTATAAGGACAACCGCGCGAAACCTGAACTCCAAGCTGAAAAATATTATGTGTATCAACCAAATCCCAGCGCGGAGCCGGCGACGTTTTATAGCTGCAGTACTCAGAATTACGATACAACGGTTTTAGTTCACCGCTTTCAAAATCAGCAAGACATTGCTGCCATATACCTTCGGCTTCGCCTGAAATCACGGAGGTTGCGTGTTGCAATGCTTCATCCGGAAGAAATGACACGTACGGTCCGCCAACCACCACCGGCACTCCCTTTGAACGATAGAAATCACAAATTTCGTAGGTACGACGGGCGGTAGATGCAAGTGTAGTTATACCGACAATATCGGGAAGGTCACCGTCAGGAATTGATTCCATTTCCTCATCAACAATACTGATATCAAAATGAGACGGTGTAAGTGCCGCTATTAGCGGAAGTGAGAGTGGTATCATGAATTTCTTTTTCCTGAGTATACGTGCCAACTCAGTCTGCGCGTAGAAATTCACATATTTCTGCTTCGGATTAATGAGTAATAATTTATATTTTTTATTGTCGGATTGTGCCATATTTCAACAGAAAACAATATTTCAGCACAGCAACCAAAACAGCCGCACAAGCTACAAAGTTACACATTTTCTATTTTAATTCCTGCTGATAAATGGCAGAGCGTATTTAGCGGCATTCAAGCGTAAAACCTGCCTGCATGAACTTGCTGACTTCAGTTACAAAGCTTACCACAAGATTGCCGGGAATAAGTGCTTCTTCTCTAAGAATTTTATCGAGACAAATAAACACCATGGGAGGTCCCACGTAACCCATCGTTGACATTGGTGAATAAAGCATCTCCTTGTCAATTCCAAGCTCAGCACATTCGTCAATGATAAGTTCAGAAATGTGCTTCGAAGGAAAATTCACCTGGAAATATTTTATTTTTGAAGGATCAACATGATACCGATTTATCAGTCTTTTCAGGCCTTTTATAAATACGGAGCCGTCCTCATCATGAAAATGCACCCGTAATTGTTCGTTGAACATTTGTGCCAAATGATGATGTCCGCCATTATATTCGTCGACCGGATTCATATAATATGCAGGTCTGGAATTCAGCATGGCCGCCGGTTTCAGACCGCCAACAGATTCAATCATCACGTTTTCGATGAACAGCCCGTGCTCATGCTCCTCGGCAGCACGCAACACAAGTGCTCCTGCGCCATCGCATAAAAAATAACGCAAGAAAAGTTCTTCTTTACGCAGCAGTTTTTGATTATAATACTCAGCTCTCAATTCTGAAGAAGAAATACCGGATGACACTACCAGCGCCGTTTTATATCGACCCGTGCGAACAAATTCATAAGCGACCAACAGCGCTTTGTATGCCGAGGTACAGTTGGCATGAATAGAGATTTCTCCGCATTGCTCAATTTGCAATGCTTCCTGTATCCGCACTGTTGCAGTAGGCATCTGGTCCTGATGCGCACTTCCGTATGCAATGAATTCAATTTCAGAAGCCTTCATATTAGCGGCTTCCAGCGCTTTGCGTGCCGCCTTTACACTCATGGTAATATTATCCTCGGTAAAGGCGCGTGTTTCAGGATCAATGGCATAATGATAATACTCAATATCGAGCATCTCCTTCATCAGCGGTTTGATGCGGGTAAACCATTTCTGAACGGAGGCAGGCGCTTCGGTGATTTCACCCAGATACAGGTCTGCATCGTTAAAAGGTACCGGTTTCCCGGGAAGGAAAGAACCGGAACCTGCAATCATAACAGGTACAATATCAAGATGCGCCATCAGGAAAATATTTTTTCAGATACCGTGGTTTCAGTTTTTTTTCATATCCTTCAGCAATTTCAGCAGCAAATTTTAAGGATGCGCTTACCAATTCCTTCTTTGGGAAAATTCTATCTGCAATGCCCCACGCAACAGCATCGGCAGGCGAAAAGTTTGCACCAGTAAGTATCAATTCCATCGCCTTTGCCTTCCCGCATAATGGAGGTAAGGTCTGTGAAGCACCGCAGCCCGGCATCAGGTTAAATGTGGCTTCGGGAAGTCCTAACAGAGCACCTTCTCCACAAAAACGAAAATGGGCAAATAGTGCCAACTCAAGTGCGGAACCCAGGCAAACACCCTTTATGGCAGCAATAACAGGAATTTTTAGTTGTTCAAAAAATGAGAATGAGCGATTGTTCTGAACCAAAAAATCAGGCAGTCCATTTCCAGGCTGAGTACGGGTAATCACGTCTTCAAGCGTGGCGTCAAGCAAATTGGCAATATCAGCGCCGGACGAAAAATGCCGCCCGCTTCCGGTAATCACAATTGCCTTCACACCCGAATTCTTAATATGTGCAGTAAGTTCACTAAGCTCAGTAAAAAACAAACGATTCATAGCATTCGATGGTGGCCGGCATAACTGCAACAGACCAATGCCATCGCAATCTTCCCATTTAACAGTATTGAATTCTATCGCCATCGTATGTTTCTTTTCAATTAATTACAAGCATCGCTGCCGCAAATTCTTTTGAATGCGAGAGTGAAAACTGAACCGTATCAATGCAGCCAATATCATAATTATCAGCCTTCACAGGAAATACTTTTAACATTGGTTTTCCATTGGTATCATTGATTATTTCAATCTTCGTAAACAGACCGGTCCATCCGGCATGCTCATTCAGCATTGATTTCAGAATATATCGTGCCGCCAGACTGCCTGCATTCACCGGCAACTTAAATGTGCTTCGCTCCCATTCCGTAAAATATTCATCCAGCCTGTTTTCAGCAAAGCTAATAAAATCGGATATTTTGATGCGTCTTGAAAACATCCGCATAGAAAAACTATTTTATTGGATTCTTAACAATGCGTGATGCCTCGTCAACGGCAAGCTCACAAAACAATTGAGTTTCGGCGGCCAGTGCATCTGAATATGACATTTGGCGCGCATTATGAATCGCTCTCATTATCGAAGTAATAACTTTCTTTGGTTTATCTTCAGTCATCTTTCGCATAAGTTCAAATGCTGCAACCAAAGAATCACCGGATTCCACCGCATAAACAATTCCTAACGATAAAGCTTTTTCAGCATTGATGGTATCACCGCCAAGCATCA
Above is a window of Bacteroidota bacterium DNA encoding:
- a CDS encoding enoyl-CoA hydratase/isomerase family protein, which gives rise to MAIEFNTVKWEDCDGIGLLQLCRPPSNAMNRLFFTELSELTAHIKNSGVKAIVITGSGRHFSSGADIANLLDATLEDVITRTQPGNGLPDFLVQNNRSFSFFEQLKIPVIAAIKGVCLGSALELALFAHFRFCGEGALLGLPEATFNLMPGCGASQTLPPLCGKAKAMELILTGANFSPADAVAWGIADRIFPKKELVSASLKFAAEIAEGYEKKLKPRYLKKYFPDGAS
- a CDS encoding radical SAM protein translates to MAQSDNKKYKLLLINPKQKYVNFYAQTELARILRKKKFMIPLSLPLIAALTPSHFDISIVDEEMESIPDGDLPDIVGITTLASTARRTYEICDFYRSKGVPVVVGGPYVSFLPDEALQHATSVISGEAEGIWQQCLADFESGELKPLYRNSEYCSYKTSPAPRWDLVDTHNIFQLGVQVSRGCPYKCEFCVVTKMFGHKMRYRELDDVMKELESLPLRRVFFIDDNFTVNKKYIRELCERIIPLDFSWACMASIEIADDRELLDLMARAGCFNILIGFESLNPESLAETHKKHNHSATGYNEAVRKIHEAGIHITASFAVGFDNDTLDEFDNILEFTTATGLSYLNMNLLGAPPGSELFYRLEEEGRWFNIPADYRSGLFPCIHYMNVSQKDLFMKYIDTAEAAYSWKVVSEKIPLLFGNGKFLRPYGGEQLSVGIRFRFIRILFGELLFTLNKYKRRALWRTIQLMAQNKLAKDKGFSYLLSMMSYNRHIKSIRNNMAEYLGIIDKYDKGPWAEMTEQERRTG
- a CDS encoding HD domain-containing protein, with amino-acid sequence MDFRSPDFNLSNSDFDHASRLHGVMHTYRVMCHVLVLGKLEQLGRTAILSFCAAYIHDLSRRHDGICLKHGPRAASEKLPLYEEMFVRHGIRKEEIVGIAQAVAAHSQKNEVPADNVWYKECILLKDADALDRLRLGSYRLDPKYLRLQKSHTLLDFAQDLLDTTKEVKILKFSEVLDIAEMKLGFSISQ
- a CDS encoding 3-oxoacyl-ACP synthase gives rise to the protein MAHLDIVPVMIAGSGSFLPGKPVPFNDADLYLGEITEAPASVQKWFTRIKPLMKEMLDIEYYHYAIDPETRAFTEDNITMSVKAARKALEAANMKASEIEFIAYGSAHQDQMPTATVRIQEALQIEQCGEISIHANCTSAYKALLVAYEFVRTGRYKTALVVSSGISSSELRAEYYNQKLLRKEELFLRYFLCDGAGALVLRAAEEHEHGLFIENVMIESVGGLKPAAMLNSRPAYYMNPVDEYNGGHHHLAQMFNEQLRVHFHDEDGSVFIKGLKRLINRYHVDPSKIKYFQVNFPSKHISELIIDECAELGIDKEMLYSPMSTMGYVGPPMVFICLDKILREEALIPGNLVVSFVTEVSKFMQAGFTLECR
- a CDS encoding radical SAM protein; translated protein: MSDKENIRPKKYLLYLINPKQKYVNYYGQTELSKLLGVKKFMIPLSIPMVASLTPDNYDIRIIDEDYQKLPAVRPDIVGISSLASTINRSYALADHYRSIGVKVVLGGPYVSFKTEEALLHADSIIVGEAEGLWEKCLADFENGSMHAIYRTDEYIRFDKIKPPRWELIDKKNFFQVGVQVSRGCPYNCEFCLVTQLFGRKMRYREIDNVIAEIESLPVKKLLFVDDNLTVNKRYARELMARLKPLKISWGCMSSIEIANDTELLKEMAEAGCFNILIGFESLNVESLNETHKDQNKSASVYRDAIQKIHAAGLHITASFVIGFDNDTVDEFDRIYRFTQETGLTYINFNILGAPPGTELYYRLKKEGRIYDIDPEMISGLFPCMHYNKMSQTELFDNYIATLEKMYSYKSLHEKAVVLFGNGSFQKAYNDGSPSFGFKAKLVFWLLKEYIFTTDADKRQLFRYIISLIRGKKVVIDMGLSFLISMISYNRHIAKLRANINHYRQLISKYDLGPWEKLEQKPVPHD
- a CDS encoding ATP-grasp domain-containing protein, which encodes MDTSGKTTAVPVVLLYNIDESWDEVDKNEVLTSGDVISDGLRAQGHEVIVVQVRDLGFVDALENIDTATHVVMNLCEDIPGMPHSEGVAAQILEDMGFTYTGSVPEVLDLSGDKEAVKEFLIPRGIPTPAYQVFESDDIGDWNSYPCIVKPSNEHCSMGISSKSVAANAEELKAAIRASIESLHQPALVEEFIDGREFHVTVWGNEKPEMLPPAEMDFSAFSDFHDRLCTYEAKHKPGSEHYTKIETLLPAPLDDTLYKELERVVTETYTAFGCRDYARLDLRLRGTEFHVLDINPNADLSHEASMAAAAEIAGYDYGIFCSSIVMMAAARHPQYGS
- the rlmD gene encoding 23S rRNA (uracil(1939)-C(5))-methyltransferase RlmD, with the translated sequence MRKIEKVILEDIEIFDAGAEGVAVGRYGEKIVFVKNAVPGDVVDVLVTRKKKSFIEGKMHALKKASTMREVPFCSHFGLCGGCKWQNLKYEHQLFFKQKQVTDSIQRIGKFEVGEMLPILGSERTTFYRNKLEYTFSRGRWLTDEDMKTPTEDRNMNALGFHLPQHFDRVLDIDFCYLQDEPSNKLRNSLREYSIKKGLAFYDARQQQGFLRNLVIRTGLSGEVMIIAVFGFEDEEERVQFLDYIVANFPEITSLFYIINTKRNDTISDQLAILYHGSPVMTETMEDLAFRIGPLSFFQTNPTQAYQLYKIVREFAQAGPEDVIYDLYTGTGTIANFVARQANKVVGIEYIESAITDAKENAAANNITNALFIAGDIAKTLNETFVNEYGSPDIIITDPPRAGMHKDVVDQIIRIRPRRVVYVSCNPATQARDVALMQDFYTIEKVQPVDMFPHTQHVENVMLLIAK